The Deltaproteobacteria bacterium genome has a segment encoding these proteins:
- a CDS encoding TetR/AcrR family transcriptional regulator yields MKKRSLLEEKKDWTRKAILTAAKKVFLEKGYGNTTIEKIAAKARVSKGAIYLYFPSKDDLYMSLLVPIMQDLGRRLLDLEEKVAHDPATTGEDLVMGFYHIFKSVYEADPDLFSIMRAFQIGVLTSKMTEQSAAEIYHYAKRNTEIGRNIILKAMERNLIREVNPAQIYKMFWGMFIGIVQLEESKYRATQKNYIFSTLEYAFLSMVDHLCAGRKG; encoded by the coding sequence ATGAAAAAAAGAAGTCTATTGGAAGAGAAAAAGGATTGGACGAGAAAGGCCATATTAACGGCGGCCAAAAAGGTTTTTCTGGAGAAGGGCTATGGGAATACCACCATTGAAAAGATAGCCGCCAAGGCCCGGGTCAGCAAAGGGGCCATCTATCTTTATTTTCCCAGCAAAGACGATCTGTATATGTCTCTGTTGGTCCCGATCATGCAAGATCTGGGCAGGCGTCTTCTTGATCTTGAAGAAAAGGTCGCTCATGATCCGGCCACAACCGGTGAGGATTTGGTCATGGGATTTTATCACATTTTCAAGTCCGTCTATGAGGCCGATCCGGACCTCTTCAGTATCATGCGGGCCTTTCAAATAGGGGTCCTGACTTCGAAAATGACCGAACAATCCGCCGCGGAAATTTATCATTATGCCAAGAGAAATACCGAGATCGGGCGGAATATTATCCTGAAGGCCATGGAGCGGAACCTCATCCGGGAAGTCAACCCGGCCCAAATATACAAAATGTTTTGGGGAATGTTTATCGGCATCGTCCAATTGGAAGAGAGCAAATACCGGGCCACCCAAAAGAATTATATCTTCAGTACTCTGGAGTATGCCTTCTTAAGTATGGTCGATCATCTCTGCGCCGGCCGAAAAGGATAG
- a CDS encoding acyl-CoA dehydrogenase family protein gives MEFRFNEKEQAFYDEVDTFLQEILPPDWASRPMYWPGGYGCGSMGIEDEESREVLTRFRRKMVEKGWVTISWPKEYGGRSYTYMEQAIFDERTSYHRAPILDVIASGIVGPTL, from the coding sequence ATGGAATTCAGATTCAATGAAAAGGAACAGGCCTTTTATGACGAGGTGGATACCTTTTTACAGGAGATCCTGCCTCCGGATTGGGCTTCCCGTCCCATGTACTGGCCGGGGGGATACGGCTGCGGCTCAATGGGAATCGAAGATGAGGAGAGCCGGGAGGTCCTGACTCGATTCCGCCGGAAGATGGTTGAAAAAGGATGGGTGACCATATCCTGGCCCAAGGAGTATGGGGGGCGGTCCTATACCTACATGGAACAGGCCATATTCGACGAGCGGACCAGCTATCACCGGGCCCCGATTCTGGATGTGATCGCCTCCGGCATCGTGGGCCCCACCCTG
- a CDS encoding CoA transferase → MSSIKPLEGLKVVELSTYLAAPICARILGDWGAEVIKIENIAGDVWRYYGKSFSTPTTSEENPVFDIPNANKKYLALDIKSAKGMEVLHKLLAQADVFVTNNRLSALKRMGLDYETLKVSYPRLIYALLTGYGEEGPDRAKPGFDTTAFWAAGGFMADLRIDSPGSYPIYPPAGTADISIGTMLFGGICAALLNREKTGKGDKVSISLFGTAVWTMGIMNTITQEKYQYHYPKKRYESKPTANFYLCSDGEWMMISVLEYTRYFCTLCTVLGVPELADDPRYLTEEEMMKPENKAALIKIFEERFAEKTAAEWDRLLKSADIVHDRLTHFSEISTSEQARVNHFMDEVTFANGTRACLPRPPIRSENLGLPEYRLSRPLGADTRQILQELGYPVEEIHGLLEKKIIKAC, encoded by the coding sequence ATGTCTTCAATCAAGCCATTGGAAGGACTGAAAGTGGTAGAACTGTCTACTTACCTGGCTGCGCCGATCTGTGCTCGAATTCTGGGAGACTGGGGCGCTGAGGTAATCAAGATCGAAAACATCGCAGGAGACGTTTGGCGCTACTACGGTAAAAGTTTTAGCACGCCGACAACTTCAGAAGAGAACCCGGTGTTTGATATCCCAAACGCCAACAAAAAATATCTGGCACTGGACATCAAGAGTGCAAAAGGTATGGAAGTACTGCACAAGCTCTTGGCTCAGGCAGACGTGTTCGTAACCAATAATCGTCTTTCAGCGCTGAAGAGAATGGGCTTGGATTATGAAACCTTAAAAGTGAGCTATCCCCGGCTCATTTACGCCCTGCTGACCGGTTACGGAGAAGAAGGCCCTGATAGGGCCAAGCCCGGTTTCGATACAACGGCTTTCTGGGCGGCCGGCGGTTTTATGGCGGACTTGCGCATCGATAGCCCGGGTTCCTATCCTATCTATCCACCGGCCGGCACAGCCGATATCAGCATCGGCACCATGCTCTTTGGCGGCATCTGCGCTGCCCTGTTGAACCGTGAGAAGACCGGTAAGGGGGATAAAGTCTCCATTTCTCTCTTCGGTACCGCCGTCTGGACCATGGGTATTATGAATACCATTACGCAGGAAAAGTACCAATACCATTATCCCAAGAAGCGCTATGAGAGCAAGCCCACTGCAAACTTTTATCTTTGCTCGGATGGGGAATGGATGATGATTTCGGTATTGGAGTACACCCGCTATTTCTGCACCCTTTGCACCGTACTGGGTGTTCCTGAGCTGGCGGATGATCCCCGCTATCTGACTGAAGAGGAAATGATGAAACCCGAGAACAAGGCTGCTCTCATCAAAATCTTTGAAGAGCGGTTTGCTGAAAAAACAGCCGCAGAGTGGGACCGACTTCTGAAAAGTGCCGATATCGTCCATGACCGGCTGACGCACTTCAGCGAGATCAGCACCAGCGAACAGGCTCGGGTAAATCATTTTATGGATGAGGTCACTTTCGCCAACGGAACCAGGGCCTGTCTGCCTCGGCCCCCAATTCGTTCGGAGAATCTGGGACTGCCCGAATACCGGCTGTCCCGCCCGTTAGGTGCCGATACCAGGCAGATTTTGCAGGAATTGGGGTACCCTGTAGAGGAAATCCATGGATTGCTGGAGAAAAAAATAATTAAGGCCTGTTAG